A section of the Streptomyces sp. SCL15-4 genome encodes:
- a CDS encoding RICIN domain-containing protein, producing MKSATRSGAVRDVTRRKAAALAGIALALGTAMTGATTAQAAPESARAAKATPFYDSLVNYHSGKCLEIPGGSTKNGVQAQQWTCNGRKHQKWMLRYSETRVGLKLYYAVNERSGKCLSVKGGSSKNGTQIIQWPCRVGDIAELFAPLKVNDVPGTNFVLWNAKTGKYPQVDGASQANGAKVSQWKGQSGKHHFYWRFN from the coding sequence ATGAAGTCTGCGACCCGGTCCGGAGCGGTTCGAGATGTCACCAGGCGCAAGGCGGCGGCACTCGCGGGCATCGCACTCGCGCTGGGCACGGCGATGACCGGCGCCACGACCGCACAGGCTGCGCCCGAGTCCGCGCGGGCGGCCAAGGCGACGCCGTTCTACGACTCGCTGGTCAACTACCACTCCGGCAAGTGCCTGGAGATACCGGGAGGATCGACCAAGAACGGCGTCCAGGCACAGCAGTGGACGTGCAACGGCAGGAAGCACCAGAAGTGGATGCTGCGGTACTCCGAGACGCGTGTCGGCCTGAAGCTGTACTACGCGGTCAACGAGCGCAGCGGCAAGTGCCTGTCCGTCAAGGGCGGCAGCAGCAAGAACGGCACGCAGATCATCCAGTGGCCCTGCCGGGTCGGCGACATCGCGGAACTCTTCGCCCCGCTGAAGGTCAACGACGTGCCGGGTACGAACTTCGTCCTGTGGAACGCCAAGACCGGCAAGTACCCGCAGGTCGACGGGGCCAGCCAGGCCAACGGCGCCAAGGTCAGCCAGTGGAAGGGACAGAGCGGCAAGCACCACTTCTACTGGCGCTTCAACTGA
- a CDS encoding PhzF family phenazine biosynthesis isomerase, with protein sequence MTNPTRTTATEPARHLPAEVLHYAAFTTSPAGGNGAGVVLDASLLDDAEMVTIAAELGYSESAFVTPGPDPDDDRSFTLRFFSPKAEVGFCGHATVATAVALGERLGEGDFGFHTAAGHVPVTVREENGVLKATLTSVEPHVLDAAPADVAEALAALGWQPGELDDALPAKIAFAGVRHLVLAAATRERLAALDYDFERLLRLMRRLDLTTVQLVWRETATVFHVRDPFPVGGVVEDAATGAAAAAFGAYARHLSLVPADARLTLHQGHDMGRPSLLEVVLRAGDPRVRVTGAAIGIRPTPAPRP encoded by the coding sequence ATGACGAACCCGACGAGGACCACCGCGACCGAACCGGCCCGGCATCTGCCCGCCGAGGTGCTGCACTACGCCGCCTTCACCACGAGCCCGGCCGGCGGCAACGGCGCCGGGGTCGTCCTGGACGCCTCGCTTCTCGACGATGCCGAGATGGTGACGATCGCCGCCGAACTCGGTTACTCGGAGTCCGCCTTCGTCACTCCCGGGCCCGACCCGGACGACGACCGGTCGTTCACACTGCGGTTCTTCAGTCCCAAGGCGGAAGTGGGCTTCTGCGGCCACGCCACCGTGGCCACCGCGGTGGCGCTCGGCGAGCGCCTCGGCGAAGGCGACTTCGGCTTCCACACCGCCGCGGGCCACGTGCCCGTCACCGTCCGCGAAGAGAACGGCGTGCTCAAAGCCACCCTCACCAGCGTCGAGCCCCACGTGCTCGACGCCGCTCCGGCGGATGTGGCGGAGGCCCTGGCGGCGCTCGGCTGGCAGCCCGGCGAGCTGGATGACGCCCTGCCCGCGAAGATCGCCTTCGCGGGCGTGCGCCATCTGGTCCTCGCGGCCGCGACCCGTGAGCGACTGGCCGCCCTGGACTACGACTTCGAACGGCTGTTGCGGCTGATGCGGCGGCTGGACCTGACGACCGTGCAGTTGGTGTGGCGTGAGACGGCGACCGTCTTCCACGTCCGCGATCCGTTCCCGGTCGGCGGCGTGGTGGAGGACGCCGCGACGGGCGCCGCGGCCGCGGCGTTCGGCGCCTACGCCCGCCACTTGAGCCTCGTCCCGGCCGACGCGAGGCTCACTCTCCACCAGGGCCACGACATGGGCCGCCCGTCACTGTTGGAGGTCGTCCTGCGGGCCGGCGATCCGCGGGTACGCGTCACCGGGGCCGCGATCGGTATCCGGCCGACGCCGGCGCCGCGGCCGTAG
- a CDS encoding metalloregulator ArsR/SmtB family transcription factor — MMDEPLKQQTDVARAAALIADPSRARMLKCLGDGRALPAGALAGEAGVSAATASVHLAKLVEGELVTVSRQGRHRYYRLAGPDVSAALEALALIAPPLPVTSLKQSNRAGALHRARTCYDHLAGQLGTGLMGALLDRGVLTGYDGVHRPEEAVRDRPASHGRDIRYELTDSGRAELRELGVDAGRLPPRRPVVRYCVDWSEHRHHIAGGLGAALTSRLFELEWVRWGAAPRVVQVTDKGIAGLERALGLIVAR; from the coding sequence ATGATGGACGAGCCCCTCAAGCAGCAGACCGACGTCGCCCGCGCCGCGGCGTTGATCGCCGACCCTTCGCGGGCCCGGATGCTCAAGTGCCTGGGCGACGGCCGCGCCCTGCCCGCCGGCGCGCTCGCCGGCGAGGCCGGAGTCAGCGCCGCCACCGCGAGCGTGCACCTGGCCAAGCTGGTCGAGGGCGAGCTCGTCACGGTCAGCCGGCAGGGACGGCACCGCTACTACCGACTGGCCGGCCCGGACGTCTCCGCCGCCCTCGAAGCCCTGGCACTGATCGCCCCGCCACTGCCCGTCACCTCACTGAAGCAGAGCAACCGCGCGGGCGCCCTGCACCGCGCCCGCACCTGCTACGACCACCTGGCCGGACAGCTCGGCACCGGCTTGATGGGCGCGCTGCTCGACCGCGGCGTGCTGACCGGCTACGACGGCGTGCACCGCCCCGAGGAGGCCGTGCGCGACCGCCCTGCCTCCCACGGACGCGACATCCGCTACGAACTCACCGACAGCGGCCGGGCGGAATTGCGTGAACTCGGCGTCGACGCAGGCCGGTTGCCGCCCCGCCGCCCCGTGGTGCGCTACTGCGTCGACTGGAGCGAGCACCGGCACCACATCGCCGGCGGTCTGGGCGCGGCGTTGACGTCCCGGCTGTTCGAGCTGGAGTGGGTGCGCTGGGGAGCGGCGCCGCGCGTGGTCCAGGTGACCGACAAGGGGATAGCGGGTCTGGAGCGCGCGCTCGGGCTGATTGTCGCGCGGTAG
- a CDS encoding DUF4232 domain-containing protein encodes MTTHRARRTARSAALAAATAALALGLTACAGAGDGSKAAGGDHAAGGARSGAASDAAAGQDSAKQAESGGDVAQGMRSASAMGGAEEIASKAATVGAQPCRGDELAVTAVHRFAGEQGDHLLLTAVNEGTKPCWVTSYPAVVLDWNVDNQVLPHSKRDNPGGDRHITLRPGGKAYSAVNLFDYGSKNHTAQSLALALHGADGHNGPFYSVAVKGQKPQFSWNEADVLNWSTEKPYDF; translated from the coding sequence ATGACCACGCACCGTGCCCGTCGTACCGCCCGTTCCGCCGCCCTGGCCGCCGCCACCGCCGCGCTGGCGCTGGGCCTGACCGCCTGTGCCGGCGCCGGCGACGGCTCGAAGGCGGCGGGCGGCGACCACGCCGCTGGTGGCGCCCGGAGCGGGGCCGCGTCCGACGCGGCGGCCGGCCAGGACAGCGCGAAGCAGGCCGAGAGCGGTGGTGACGTCGCGCAGGGGATGCGCTCGGCGTCCGCCATGGGCGGGGCGGAGGAGATCGCGAGCAAGGCCGCGACGGTCGGTGCCCAGCCGTGCCGTGGGGACGAGCTGGCGGTCACCGCGGTACACCGGTTCGCCGGTGAGCAGGGCGACCACCTGCTGCTCACCGCGGTGAACGAGGGCACCAAGCCGTGCTGGGTCACCTCGTACCCGGCCGTGGTGCTCGACTGGAACGTCGACAACCAGGTACTGCCGCACTCGAAGAGGGACAACCCGGGCGGCGACCGGCACATCACGCTCCGTCCCGGAGGCAAGGCGTACAGCGCGGTGAACCTCTTCGACTACGGCTCGAAGAACCACACGGCGCAGTCGCTCGCCCTGGCGCTGCACGGCGCGGACGGACACAACGGCCCGTTCTACTCCGTCGCCGTCAAGGGCCAGAAGCCGCAGTTCAGCTGGAACGAGGCCGACGTGCTGAACTGGAGCACCGAGAAGCCGTACGACTTCTGA
- a CDS encoding transglycosylase SLT domain-containing protein: MSVSFIRRIASPKKALTTAAVAAATAGMALTAAPAHAAPAQASSAQAIAHKMIPDAAQFNAFSKIVSHESGWNPSATNSSSGAYGLVQALPASKMASAGTDWKTNPATQIKWGLDYMNSRYGSPVKAWNFWQANGWY, from the coding sequence GTGTCCGTCTCCTTCATCCGCCGCATCGCCTCCCCGAAGAAGGCCCTCACCACCGCCGCCGTGGCCGCCGCCACCGCCGGCATGGCACTCACCGCCGCCCCGGCACACGCCGCCCCGGCCCAGGCCTCCTCCGCCCAGGCGATCGCGCACAAGATGATCCCGGACGCCGCCCAGTTCAACGCCTTCAGCAAGATCGTCTCGCACGAAAGCGGCTGGAACCCCAGCGCCACCAACAGCTCCTCCGGCGCCTACGGCCTCGTCCAGGCCCTGCCGGCCTCCAAGATGGCCTCCGCCGGCACCGACTGGAAGACCAACCCCGCCACCCAGATCAAGTGGGGCCTGGACTACATGAACTCCCGCTACGGCAGCCCCGTCAAGGCCTGGAACTTCTGGCAGGCCAACGGCTGGTACTAA
- a CDS encoding M28 family peptidase — MLRKLVVAGTSLALTLGGVVMPAAFASAAPHAAPPASKPEPAPVAKAVAAADQAARSGLDALAKGPEEQYDRRQVTPWVKGLYSVAYERTYRGLPVVGGDVVVLADGTGRVRSVQSATKARIALSTKARVTAAQAVRTSRARLTKTEKVESRRLVVRARGDRAVLAWETVLTGRTEANVPSRLHVFVDARTGKAVDAYDDVRAGSGTSKWNGPNPLTIDTSRSGSSYALRDTTRPGLQCSDYSGGLFTKATDNWGTGNPTSKETGCVDAMFAAQKESDMLRNWLGRNGHDGNGGSWPVRVGLNELNAYWDGSTITIGHNSANEWIAGIDVVGHEFGHGLDSFTPGGANHESGLGEATGDIMGALTEAYANEPAPYDTPDYTVGEMINLQGRGPIRNMYNPSQVGNNPNCYSASIPQTEEHAAAGPLNHWFYLLAEGSNPGGGKPSSPTCNNSAVTGVGIQNAGKVFYGAMLLKTSGMTYKRYRTATLTTAKNLDAGCSLFNSTKAAWDAISVPAQTGDPTCTGEQTDFSLALAPASGDVDAGSSARATVNTSTVSGSAQQVSLTASGAPAGVNVSFSPATVTSGSSSTMTVSTSSATAAGTYQITVTGTAGTRTHTAQYTLRVGGGGGGNPSTPPDVDVARVQAHLTQLNTIASQNGGNRRSTTSGYRASLAYVKDRLQTAGYTVTEQSCASGCTAGAGNNLIAEWPRGDANNVYMFGAHLDSVSAGPGINDNGSGSAALLETALTLAQSGPAMKNRVRFAWWTDEEQGLNGSGFYARSLSTTERARIKAYYNFDMVASTNAGYFVNNLNSAASAPMKAYWDSLGLAPQENVEGQGRSDDYSFQQVGIPTSGYATGASDVKSAAEAAKWGGTAGRAYDSCYHSACDTTGNINATALNRSADGIAYTIWKTAVGDAPAPADDFSISADPAAGTVQPGSSATVTVSTATTSGNAQSVRLSASGAPAGVSVSFSPSSVTSGQSSTATVQVAAGTAGGTYTLTITGTGEVGHTTTYTLTVPGGGGGDTTWQVGATYAAGDVVTYNGVGYRCIQGHTAYPGWEPPNVPALWERV; from the coding sequence ATGCTGAGAAAGCTGGTGGTGGCCGGGACATCCCTGGCCCTGACGCTGGGAGGGGTGGTGATGCCGGCCGCCTTCGCCTCGGCCGCGCCACACGCCGCGCCCCCGGCGAGCAAGCCGGAACCGGCCCCCGTCGCCAAAGCCGTCGCGGCCGCCGACCAGGCGGCACGCAGCGGCCTCGACGCGCTGGCCAAGGGCCCCGAGGAGCAGTACGACCGGCGGCAGGTCACCCCTTGGGTCAAGGGCCTGTACTCCGTCGCCTACGAGCGCACCTACCGGGGCCTGCCCGTGGTGGGCGGCGACGTGGTCGTCCTCGCCGACGGCACCGGCAGGGTCCGCTCGGTCCAGTCCGCCACCAAGGCCAGGATCGCGCTCTCCACCAAGGCCCGGGTCACCGCCGCACAGGCCGTCCGCACCAGCCGGGCCAGGCTCACGAAGACCGAGAAGGTCGAGTCCCGGCGGCTGGTGGTGCGGGCCCGGGGCGACCGCGCCGTCCTCGCCTGGGAGACCGTGCTGACCGGGCGCACCGAGGCGAACGTCCCCAGCAGGCTGCACGTCTTCGTCGACGCGCGCACCGGAAAGGCCGTCGACGCCTACGACGACGTGCGGGCGGGCAGCGGCACCAGCAAGTGGAACGGCCCGAACCCGCTGACCATCGACACCTCCCGGTCGGGCTCCTCCTACGCGCTGCGCGACACCACCCGGCCCGGACTGCAGTGTTCGGACTACAGCGGCGGCCTGTTCACCAAGGCGACCGACAACTGGGGCACCGGCAACCCCACGAGCAAGGAAACCGGCTGCGTGGACGCGATGTTCGCCGCGCAGAAGGAATCGGACATGCTCAGGAACTGGCTCGGCCGCAACGGGCACGACGGCAACGGCGGCAGCTGGCCGGTCCGTGTCGGCCTCAACGAGCTGAACGCGTACTGGGACGGCTCCACCATCACCATCGGCCACAACAGCGCGAACGAGTGGATCGCCGGAATCGACGTGGTGGGCCACGAGTTCGGCCACGGCCTGGACTCCTTCACCCCCGGCGGCGCCAACCACGAGAGCGGACTGGGCGAGGCGACCGGCGACATCATGGGCGCCCTGACCGAGGCGTACGCCAACGAGCCGGCGCCGTACGACACTCCCGACTACACCGTCGGCGAGATGATCAACCTCCAAGGGCGCGGCCCGATACGCAACATGTACAACCCCAGCCAGGTCGGCAACAACCCCAACTGCTACTCCGCGTCGATCCCGCAGACCGAGGAGCACGCGGCGGCCGGCCCGCTCAACCACTGGTTCTACCTGCTGGCCGAGGGCTCCAACCCCGGCGGCGGCAAGCCCTCCAGCCCCACCTGCAACAACTCGGCCGTCACCGGCGTCGGCATCCAGAACGCGGGCAAGGTCTTCTACGGCGCCATGCTGCTCAAGACCAGCGGCATGACGTACAAGCGCTACCGCACCGCGACACTCACCACGGCGAAGAACCTCGACGCCGGCTGCTCGCTGTTCAACTCCACCAAGGCCGCCTGGGACGCGATCAGCGTGCCCGCGCAGACCGGCGACCCGACCTGCACCGGGGAGCAGACCGACTTCTCGCTGGCGCTCGCCCCCGCCTCGGGCGACGTCGACGCGGGCTCCTCCGCGCGCGCCACCGTCAACACCAGCACCGTCTCCGGCAGCGCCCAGCAGGTCTCGCTGACCGCCTCCGGCGCACCGGCCGGGGTGAACGTCTCCTTCAGCCCGGCGACGGTCACCTCCGGCAGCAGCTCCACCATGACGGTCTCCACCTCGTCGGCGACCGCCGCCGGAACCTACCAGATCACGGTCACGGGCACCGCCGGCACCAGGACCCACACCGCCCAGTACACGCTCAGGGTCGGCGGCGGTGGCGGCGGCAACCCGTCCACTCCGCCGGACGTCGACGTGGCCAGGGTGCAGGCACACCTGACCCAGCTGAACACCATCGCCTCGCAGAACGGCGGCAACCGCCGCTCCACCACCTCCGGTTACCGGGCCTCGCTCGCCTACGTCAAGGACCGGCTCCAGACGGCGGGCTACACGGTCACCGAGCAGAGCTGCGCCTCCGGCTGCACCGCGGGAGCGGGCAACAACCTGATCGCCGAGTGGCCGCGGGGCGACGCGAACAACGTCTACATGTTCGGCGCGCACCTCGACAGCGTGTCCGCCGGCCCCGGCATCAACGACAACGGCTCCGGCTCCGCCGCACTCCTGGAGACCGCGCTGACCCTGGCGCAGTCCGGCCCCGCCATGAAGAACCGGGTCCGCTTCGCCTGGTGGACCGACGAGGAACAGGGCCTGAACGGCTCCGGCTTCTACGCCCGTTCGCTCTCCACGACCGAACGCGCCCGGATCAAGGCGTACTACAACTTCGACATGGTCGCCTCGACCAACGCCGGTTACTTCGTCAACAACCTGAACTCGGCCGCCTCCGCGCCGATGAAGGCCTACTGGGACTCCCTGGGCCTGGCCCCGCAGGAGAACGTCGAGGGCCAGGGCCGCTCCGACGACTACTCCTTCCAGCAGGTGGGCATCCCGACCTCCGGCTACGCCACCGGCGCCTCGGACGTGAAGTCCGCCGCCGAGGCCGCCAAGTGGGGCGGTACCGCGGGCCGCGCCTACGACTCGTGCTACCACTCCGCCTGCGACACCACCGGCAACATCAACGCCACCGCGCTGAACCGCAGCGCGGACGGGATCGCGTACACGATCTGGAAGACCGCCGTCGGTGACGCGCCCGCACCGGCCGACGACTTCTCGATCTCCGCCGACCCCGCCGCCGGCACGGTCCAGCCCGGCTCGTCCGCCACGGTGACCGTATCCACCGCGACGACCAGCGGAAACGCCCAGAGCGTCCGGCTGTCGGCGTCCGGTGCCCCGGCGGGTGTGAGCGTGTCGTTCAGCCCCTCCTCGGTGACCTCCGGCCAGTCCTCGACCGCCACCGTGCAGGTCGCCGCGGGCACGGCCGGCGGTACGTACACCCTCACCATCACGGGAACGGGCGAGGTCGGCCACACCACCACCTACACCCTCACCGTGCCCGGCGGTGGCGGCGGTGACACCACCTGGCAGGTGGGCGCCACCTACGCGGCCGGCGACGTCGTGACCTACAACGGCGTCGGCTACCGGTGCATCCAGGGCCACACCGCCTACCCGGGCTGGGAGCCGCCGAACGTCCCGGCCCTGTGGGAACGCGTCTGA
- a CDS encoding helix-turn-helix transcriptional regulator, whose translation METAQPVESWAEFGRRLRARRRQAGLTQSQLGVKVGYHHSLISRLEAGLREPPAGLAGRLDSVLGTGGELAAVVAAPRGTPYRPDRPPADPRLFAPVPGGGETALGLDLLDPVLWPSRLPAEGLACPLHGTVGCAVPDRAGTPGLLKGLTGPQDGFGGTTGSEPELLHALTAVLACLIRGALHRAVSDGVTTVERLLRALVRWAEAVNSTGRLPYGQLRLAAQYAQVAGRLRMQRGQSGIGMAWFGHGLGWADAADDVPARATLLSDVCALVRLDRDAGSTLAYAEAIGAVDPGRRWVVTLSHLYRARGHALGHDVAECRRHIALARRAFARLGHRDLLEAPWLSGAEGEMRVESAIGGALRDLAAATGDRVTARRAVDATARSRARLPPPMRETGLLLTLRLADSWACAGDPGAAVALAAPVLDEAVSSRELMINAELRGLHGRLLARWGDVPEVREYRERLPAAGI comes from the coding sequence GTGGAGACGGCACAACCGGTTGAGTCCTGGGCGGAGTTCGGGCGGCGGCTGCGGGCCCGGCGCAGACAGGCCGGACTGACCCAGTCGCAGCTCGGCGTGAAGGTGGGCTACCACCACAGTCTCATCAGCAGGCTCGAAGCGGGGCTGCGCGAACCGCCGGCCGGGCTCGCGGGCCGGCTCGACTCCGTCCTGGGAACCGGTGGCGAGCTGGCGGCGGTCGTCGCCGCTCCGCGCGGCACGCCCTACCGCCCCGACCGCCCGCCGGCGGACCCCCGGCTGTTCGCCCCGGTGCCGGGCGGCGGGGAGACCGCCCTCGGCCTGGACCTGCTGGACCCCGTGCTGTGGCCGTCGCGGCTGCCCGCCGAGGGACTGGCGTGCCCGCTGCACGGCACGGTGGGCTGTGCGGTGCCCGACCGGGCGGGAACGCCGGGCCTGTTGAAGGGGCTGACCGGGCCGCAGGACGGGTTCGGCGGCACCACGGGCAGCGAACCGGAGCTGCTGCACGCGCTCACCGCGGTCCTGGCCTGCCTGATCCGCGGCGCGCTGCACCGGGCCGTGTCCGACGGCGTGACCACGGTGGAGCGGCTGTTACGGGCACTGGTGCGGTGGGCCGAGGCGGTGAACTCCACCGGCCGGCTGCCGTACGGGCAGCTCCGGCTGGCCGCCCAGTACGCCCAGGTCGCCGGGCGGCTGCGGATGCAACGCGGGCAGAGCGGCATCGGCATGGCCTGGTTCGGCCACGGCCTCGGCTGGGCGGACGCGGCGGACGACGTTCCGGCCCGGGCGACCCTGCTCAGCGACGTGTGCGCCCTGGTCCGGCTCGACCGGGACGCCGGGTCGACTCTCGCGTACGCCGAGGCCATCGGCGCGGTGGACCCCGGGCGTCGGTGGGTGGTCACCCTCTCCCACCTGTACCGGGCACGCGGGCACGCGCTCGGCCACGACGTCGCCGAGTGCCGACGGCACATCGCCCTGGCGCGGCGCGCGTTCGCCCGCCTCGGCCACCGGGACCTCCTGGAGGCGCCGTGGCTGTCCGGCGCGGAGGGCGAGATGAGGGTGGAGTCGGCGATCGGCGGGGCGCTGCGCGATCTCGCCGCCGCGACCGGGGACCGGGTGACGGCGCGGCGCGCCGTCGACGCCACCGCGCGGTCGCGTGCCCGGTTGCCGCCGCCGATGCGGGAGACCGGGCTGCTGCTCACGCTGCGCCTGGCCGACAGCTGGGCGTGCGCGGGTGACCCGGGCGCGGCGGTCGCCCTGGCGGCACCGGTGCTCGACGAGGCGGTGTCCTCACGCGAGTTGATGATCAACGCCGAGTTGCGCGGACTGCACGGCAGGCTGCTCGCCCGCTGGGGTGATGTGCCGGAGGTCAGGGAGTACCGCGAGCGACTGCCGGCCGCCGGGATCTGA